Below is a genomic region from Elusimicrobiota bacterium.
GGACCGCTATACGCGAATTGGAGAGCGCTACAAAAAGATCCCGTTGCGCAAGCCCTTTATGATCGATATCAATGTGTTGGATGTTCATGACCCTGACCTGAAAGGGTATCCGTCTCAAAAGGCATTCCCGACTCTGAAACCGACAGGAGTCGAACTGATTCAACTCTGGCATGCTGCGTCCGATCAAGCGTCTCGAGTCTGTTTTTATGCGGAATCGACGATCAATGAACCGGATTGGGAAATCATGCCGTTTGCGATGGCCGGCCATGCCTCCGCCCGGTGGGAGAATGATCATTGGGTGGTCCAAACGCCGAACACCATTCGTTTGGATGTCGGACGCGACAGCCGAAAGTTTCGTTTGGACGGGAAACCCTGGCACTGCGCTGAAAAAGGCAGTGTCTGGATTCCGGCAGGGGAGCATACCTTGTCTTTTTCCCGCAAGCAGCATTCGTGGTTTGATGCCAGCCAGTTGGAAACCCATCTGATTTCGATCTCGGGTGAGCTGGTGACGAGCGAGCGGCTCGCTCGCGGTCTGGCGGTGACGTACGACTCCCCCAGTCGCTGTGCGTTGATGTTCAATAAAATGCCTTACAAGACCACCCTGGATGGCCAGCCGGCCAAACTGTCTTCCATCCGGGGAGATGACGGCTATACCGTGCTGGCGCCGCCTGGACGTCACCGGCTGGAAGTGATTTGTGAAACCCCTGTTCTATACCTTGTGGAATTTACGAGTCTCGTCAGTGCTTCCCTCATCGTCATTTTTGGTTTGGCTTCCAGTGGGTTGCTGGCTATTTTGATTTTCTTTATTATCCTGAACCGGCGGACCAAGGGTGTTCGGTCTCGTGTGTTGAACCGTTTCCAGAAGGGGACAAAATGATCTCGGGCATCCCGATCGATATTCTCTTTATCGTCAGTGTTCTTCTGATCTGGTTCATGCTCATGTACCAGTTTGTCCTGGCCTTTGCCGGCTATCTCTACAGCCGTGAGTCGGCGCGAGAACAGGTCCAGCTGGATGACTCGAATCTGGATTTACCGCCACTCTCGATTCTAATTCCGGCCCATAACGAAGAGATCGTCATTGAGCGTACGCTGAAGGCCCTGCTGGCCTCAGATTACCCGCCGGATAAAATTGAAGTTATCGTTCTAAACGATGGGTCCACCGATCGAACGGCGGAAATTGTAGAACGTCTGGCCCAGCAGCACCCGCAGATCCGTCCCATCCATATCCCACGAGAAGAAGGGGGAAGAGGAAAAGCTGCTGTCTTAAACTGCGGCGTGAAACTGGCTCGGCACAGCTTGATCGCTATCTTTGATGCCGATAACCAGCCCGAGCCCGAGTCGCTGCGCTATCTGGCGGCGCAGTTCGTCATGGAGCCCACGCTGGGGGCGGCCCTGGGAAAATTCCGGACGCAGAACCGGAACCGCAACCTGCTCACGCGCTTTATCAATATTGAAGGCTTGAGTTTCCAGTGGATCGTCCAGGCCGGACGCTGGAAGTTGCTCAAGATCGCCACGCTCCCGGGCACCAATTTTATCGTCAGAAAAGAAGTGCTTCAGGACGTGGGGTTATGGGATGAAGAAGCCCTGACGGAAGATGCGGAACTCTCCCTGCGGATTCTGGAAGCCGGTTTCCGGATTAAGTTCGTTCCCTACGCGGTGACCTGGGAACAGGAGCCGGAAGACCTGCATACCTGGTTCCAACAGCGGACCCGCTGGGCGCGGGGGAGTTTCTATCTCATGAGGAAA
It encodes:
- a CDS encoding glycosyltransferase family 2 protein → MISGIPIDILFIVSVLLIWFMLMYQFVLAFAGYLYSRESAREQVQLDDSNLDLPPLSILIPAHNEEIVIERTLKALLASDYPPDKIEVIVLNDGSTDRTAEIVERLAQQHPQIRPIHIPREEGGRGKAAVLNCGVKLARHSLIAIFDADNQPEPESLRYLAAQFVMEPTLGAALGKFRTQNRNRNLLTRFINIEGLSFQWIVQAGRWKLLKIATLPGTNFIVRKEVLQDVGLWDEEALTEDAELSLRILEAGFRIKFVPYAVTWEQEPEDLHTWFQQRTRWARGSFYLMRKFLAGIETAKNKALALEVFYFLCLYYVFVLAIVSSGLLFILGLFGLIFIPVPGPYLEVWLMAYLLFVTEIVLMLLREPEEDSISNIFYTMAMYFTYCQLWPFVVANAFYLEFIKGEKRTWVKTKRFKTSAV